The sequence GGTGGCGGTTTCGGTCTGGAGGTTCGGATTCGGGATCGCCTGGCCGAGGCGGTAGGAATAGCGGTCCTTGATGGTCGGGAAGCGGCTCTTCCGGCCGATGCCGATGCTGGCGTTGAGATCGTCCGGCAGCTTCGCGGACAGGATGGCCTGCGGGTTCCAGGAGTCGGCGTCGCCGCCGTTGATCGGGTTGCCGGTGTTGGTGTCCACGGCGCGGCCGATGTCCCGCCAATCGTGGCTGATGCCGGCGGCGAGGGTGAAGATGGAATTGAGCTGGTGCTCGGCCTCCAGCGCGGCGGACCAGGTGGTGTCCTCGAAGACGTAGTGCGGGAAGCCCACGTTCATCTCGTCGTGGTGGTCCAGCTTGCCATCGAGCGAGGCCTTCACCGTGGTGCGGTCGCCGAACCGGTGGTCGATCCCCACGGAGCCGCCGACCGTGTAGTCGTCATAGATGCTGGTGAAGGAGGATGGCTTGAGCTGGGTCAGATAGCGCGCGTCATCGTAGGCCTTCAGGGTGTTGTCGAACTTGTCGTAGTAGGCCTTCGTGTGGACCGTGGTGTCCGGATCGAGGGTGGTCTTGGTGAGCAGGTAGACCGTGCTCTTGTCCCACTCCGGCCACTGCCAGTAGCGTGGCTTCATGGTCTTGTCGTAGCCGGTGTAGGGCGGATTGCCCTTCTCGCCGCGCTGCACCCAGAAACCGAGGGCGTATTCATCCTCCGCGGTGGGAGTCCAGGCGATGCGGCCGGAGGCGCGCCAGTCGGTGTGATAGGAGTTGTCACGCGCGCCGCCCTTCTCGGTCGGGCGGGGCAGGAAGTCATCGGACAGCGGGATCGAATCCTGCTGGATCCACGAGGTGGAGAATTGCCAGTAACCGTGCTCCTCGCGGCCTCCGGCGCTAAGCGAGGCCTTCGCGCCACCGTTCTCGAAGGCCCCAATCTGGGCCTGGCCCTCCAGGGGTTTTTCCGGTCGACGGGACACGATGTTCACCACGCCGCCGAGCTGGTTCGGGCCGCTGCCCACCGGGCCGAGGCCCTTGAACACCTGGATCTCGTCCACGCCATCGGTGGAGAAACGGTTCAGATCGGCGTAGCCGTCGTAGGGAACGTAAACGGGGATGCCGTCGATGAGAACGGGGACCTGGCGGAGGTCGAAGCCGCGCACCGAGAGACCGGCCTCATTGCGGGGGCCGGTGGGGTGGTAGTCGACGCCGGGCAGCAGATCGAGCGCCTGGGCGAGGTCCTCGCGGTGGAAATCCTCGATGGCTTTCTTCTCGATCACGCCGCCGGTAAGATCGGAGCGGGGAACCAGGCCTTCCACCACCAGTTCACCCAGATCGGCGGGCGTTTCCGCCGTGGCGGTGGGAAGGAGGGGGAGGCAGGGTAGGATCAGCCAGCAAGGCAGGGAGGAGCGGTGCATCGGCCCCGACCCTAACGATCCGATCTATTTTTTAAAGTATAACGAGATTCAGCCGCGTGAATCCGGTTCATCGGGGGCGAGGAACTCCCGCATGCGCTCGAGGGTGGGGCGGGTGGCTTCCTCGGCGGCGGCGACGGCCTGGAGGTAAAGGTCCAGTACTTCCAATCCCAGCGGGGTCAGACAGGCGCCGCCACGCTGTTCACCGCCGCGGCTGAGGGTGACGATCGGTTCACGGAAGCGGGAGTTGAGGCCGCGGATCATCTTCCAGGCCTTCATGTAGGACATCTCCATTTCCGCCGCCGCGGCATTCAGGCTGCCGGTGCTCTGGATCCGCTCCAGCAGCTCGGCCTTTCCCGGGCCGAAGGCCAGCGGGCCGGACAGAAGCAGGCGGATGGGGCTGTCCGGTGTCATGGGAGGAATGGCGTCAGGCGACCACGAGCTGTTCGCGGGACACGCCGCGGAGTTCGAAGACCTTGAGGATGGTGTCCTCGATGAGGTTGTTCGGGCAGGAGGCCCCGGCGGTGATGCCGATGGTCACCGGCTGGTCGCCGAGCAAGAGCTGGGAATAGGAGCTGCTGATCTCCTCCTTGTGATGGATGTCGTAGTGGACGATTTCCTCCAGCGACCTCAGGCAGGAGGCATCCCGGATGAAGAAGGTGGGGAGATGCTCCTCGCCGATCTCCACGAGGTGGGTGGTGTTCGAGCTGTTGTAGCCGCCGACCACGAGGAGCAGGTCCATCTGCTTGTCCAGCATCTGGAAGAGGGCGTCCTGGCGCTCCTGGGTGGCTCCGCAGATGGTGTCGAAGACCTGGAAATTCGCGGCGTCGCCATCGCGGGTGACCATGGCATCGCGGACGCGGCGCTGGATCTCCTCGGTCTCGCTCTTGAGCATGGTCGTCTGGTTCGCCACGCCGACGCGGGTGAGATGCTGGTCGGGATCGAAGCCCGGGGAAATGGCGTCCGCGAACTTCGCGAGGAAGGCGGCCTTGTCGACCTTGCCGCGGATGTAGTCGCAGACGTAGTCGGTGTCGGCGAGGGTGAGGATGATCAGGTAGTGACCGAGGCCGTTTTCCCCCTGGGCGCGGGAGGCGGTGGCACGGGTTTCCTCGTGGCCGGCCTTGCCGTGGATGATCGAGGTCACGCCTTCCTTGGCGTAGCCGCGGACGCGCCGCCAGACCTTCATCACATCGCCACAGGTGGTGTCGACGACGTAGCAGCCCTGCTGCTCGATCTTGTCCATGAAAGGGGTGGGGGCACCGAAGGCCGGGACGATCACCACGTCGTCCGCGGTGAGGTCGTCGTAGCTGCCGTTCATCTCCTGCCACGGCAGGGACACGATGCCCATGTCCACGAGCTGGCGGTTGACCTCGGGATTGTGGATGATTTCCCCGATCAGGAAGATGCGGCTCTCCGGGAACACGCGGCGGGCGGCGTAGGCGAGGTCGATGGCGCGCTCGACGCCGTAGCAGAAGCCGAACTGCTGGGCGAGGCGGACGGTGGTGGTGCCCACGGTCAGCTCGCCGCTGTGGTTGCGGATCTTCTCGACGATGCTGGACTGGTAGTGGCGCGCCACCTCGGCGGCGACCAGTTCCATGACCTCGGGACGGCGGACATTGACCCGGGGGCGTTTTGATTTCTCAGCGGCGTCGCTCATTGCTGCCGGGGATATAGACCCGCCCGGGCGGGTGACCAACTCATTTTCCGCCGGGATTCCGCCGGAGGAAGGGCAGGGACAGGAGCAGGAAGAGCAAAAAGGCAATCCCTTGGAGGGAAAGGAGATACCACGGCCAGGGTCCGAGGTGGTCCAGCAGGCTGGGATTCGAGGGCTTCCGCGAGGCGAATCCGAAGTTCGAGCCCAGCCAGGTATTCACCCCCAGGGCGCAAACGATGTAGACATTCGCCCACAGCCAGGCCCGGGCCGGACTGCTCCACCACGGGCTGCGGGGCCGCCAGCCGTCCGCCAGTGGCAGGAACAGGGCGGTGGTGACGATGGCGAAGTGCTGGATGAAGAAGACGACGAATGGCCAGGACGGGAACCCGGCCTGGAGGGCGGGCGTCAGCAGGGCCTGGGTGGTGGCGGCGAGGCCCCAGAAATAGGTCAGGTCGCGGAGCGTGCGGCGGCGGGTCAGCAGCGCCAGCCCGGCGAGGATGGCCGCCAGGTCGCAGAGCTGGAACGGCAGCATGTTGTCGATGCCGGGATCGGCGTGGCCCTTCCATGCCAGCCGGACCATCACGTAGGCGGAGAGATTGAGGGTGGCGAGGAGGCCGATGGCGATGCGCTTGGGTCGACCGCCTTTCCGTCCGGCGAGGATCAGGATGGCACCGATCACCGCCCCGATCGCGAGGGCGATGAAGTGCTGGGCGGTGAAGGGGTGGAAGACGGGCACTATGCCTTAGAGGAAGGAATCATGGCCGGAATGGCAATCCTCCAGAGCTTAGGGCGTCAGAAGATCTTCCACCAGGGCTGTTTGGTGTCCGGGGTTTTTGCTTTCCGGTAGGCGATGACGCTTGTGGCGAGTAACGGGAAAAGTTCATCCACGGCTTCTTCTTCCCATGGATCGCCGGATGGCTCGTCCGGAAGTGGAATCCGGTGGACGGGAGGGCGGCCGAAGACGGACTTGGCCACCATCGACGGAACGTATTGAAATCCTTCGTAGCAGGGGTTCCCGTTGTGAAAGCGGACGGTCGCGAGTGTTTCCGGATCCCGGAGGGCATTCTCGAAGGTTGTCTGCCCCATGGAAATCAAGGTGGCCCGGAAGTCCGAGAATGAATCGTCGGAGCAACCTCCGTTCAGGATGTAGGCGGCGGCCCACAACGGCCAACTGTAGGCATATGCATCGGCTTGGTCGAAATGATCCGTGAAGCTGTCCAACTCCTGTTGGCTGAGTTTGGAGAGAAGATCATGTAGGATTTCGCATTTCCGCTCCATGTCTCCGCCGGACCGTGCGTGGGATGTTTCAACGATTTTCCAAAAGGCATCCTGGTTCATGAGGGCGCTTGTATCGGGGTGGGCGATCCTTGGCACAAAAACCGGGTCACCAGGGCGGTCCAGCCGGTCTGGTGGCTGGCGCCGCAGCCGCGGCCGGTGTCGCCGTGGAAGTATTCGTAGAACAGGACGAGGTCCCGCCAGTGGGGATCTTCCGCGTAACGGGCGTCCCCGCCGTGGCACGGGCGGTGGCCATTGGCATCCGGGAGGAACAGGGAGGCGTGGCGGCGGCCGAGGTCGTCCGCGATCTCCTGGAGCGTGTGCATCGCGCCGGAGCCGGTCGGATACTCCACTTTGAAATCGTCACCGTAGAAGTGGTGGTAGCGTTCCAGTGCCTCGATGAGCAGGTAGTTGATCGGAAACCACACCGGCCCGCGCCAGTTCGAGTTGCCGCCGAAGACGTGGGTGGTGCCCTCGGCCGGGGTGTAGTCCACGCAGTAGGTGCTGCCGTTCTGGTGCAGGACGAAGGGATGGTCGCGGTGGATGGCGGACATCGAGCGGATACCGTGGGGCGAGAGGAATTCCGCCTCGTCCAGCATGTAGCGCAGTGTGCGGGTCAGGCGTTCCTGGGAGGGGATGGCCAGCAGGCGCTCCTTCTCGTTCCCGCACATCGGGCAGAGCGTGCTCTGCTGGACCAACTCCGGGTGGTGGTCGATGAACCACTGCATGCGCTTGGAGAAAGCGGGTAGTTTCCGGAGCTGCGCCTCCTCCAGCACGGTCACGGCGATGATCGGCAGCAGGCCCACCAGCGAGCGCACGCGCAGCGGGATGCTGTGGTCGCCCATGTTCAGCTCGTCGTAGTAGAAGCCGTCCTGCTCGTCCCACAGTCCCTTGTCGTCGAAGTTGTTGATCGCCTCCGCGATGTGGACGAAGTGCTCGAAGAACTTCGAGGCGAGGTCCTCGTAAACCTGGTTTTCCTGCGCCAGCTCCAGTGCGATCGAGAGCATGGTGATGCAGTAGAAGGCCATCCACGCGGTGCCGTCGGCCTGGTCGATGTAGCCGCCGCCGGGGATCGGCTTCGAGCGGTCGAAGACGCCGATGTTGTCGAGCCCGAGGAAACCGCCTTGGAAGAGGTTGTTGCCCTTCTCGTCCTTGCGGTTCACCCACCAGGTGAAGTTCAGCAGCAGCTTCTGGAACACGCTTTCGAGGAAGGCTCGGTCGCGGTTGCCCCTTTGGCCGGTGATCTTGTAGACCCGCCACGCGGCCCAGGCGTGGACGGGCGGGTTGACCGCGTCGAAATCGTATTCGTAGGCGGGCAGCTCGCCGTTCGGGTGCATGTACCATTCCCGTAGTAGCAGTCCGAGCTGGCGCTTGGCGAAATCCGGGTCGATGTCCGCCATCGGGACCATGTGGAAGGCGAGGTCCCAGGCGGCGAACCACGGGTATTCCCACTTGTCCGGCATCGAGAGCACCTCGTTGCAGAAGACGTGGTCCCAGCCGCAATTGCGGCCCTTGAGCCGTTCGGCGGGCGGCGGCGGTCCGGCGGGGTCGCCCTTCAACCAGTATTCGACAACGTAGTGGTAGTACTGCTTGCTCCACAGCAGGCCGGCGTAGGCCTGGCGGGCTTCGGCTCCGGCCTGGGCGTAGAATTCATCGGCCTCGCGGAGGCGGTCGGCGAAAACGGCTTCCGCCTCGGGGGCGGGCTCGCCATCGCGGGTCAGCCGCAGGTGGACGACGCGGGTTTCCCCGGCGGCGAGATCGAGGCGGAAATGCGGCGCGCACTTGGTGCCGGTGTTCGCCGGGTTCACCGCGCCGGGGTCGCCGTCGATGACGTGGCGGTGGAAGGCGTCCTTCACGTAAGGCGAGTCATTGGGTTGCCCCCACAGCCGCTGGTGGTTGGTGTCGTTCTCGGTGAACAGCACCGGCGCGCCGGTGTCGAAGGTGAAGCGGTAGTCGCCGAGTTCGGCATGGGTGGCGCGGACCACGCCCGGGCTTTCCAGCCACAGGCCCGGCTTCGGCGGTGGTTCCTGCCAGCCCCAGCTCCAGACATTGCGGAACCAGAGCGTGGGCAGCAGGTGGAGCGTGGCGGGTTCCGGTCCGCGGTTGGCGAGGGTGATGCGGATGCAGAGGTCGTCCGGACCGCCCTTCGCGTATTCCACGAACACGTCGTGGTAGCGGTTGCTGTCGAAGACGCCGGTTTCAGTGAGCTCGTATTCGCGGCGCACCAGTTCATCGCGGCGGCGACCGTTTTCCTGGATGAGCTCGGAGTAGGGGAAGGGGGCGTGGGGATACTTGTAGAGCGCCTTGGCGTAGGAGTGGGTGGGGGTGGAATCGAGGTAGTAGTAGCACTCCTTCACGTCCTCGCCGTGGTTGCCCTCCAGGCCGGTGAGGCCGAACAGGCGCTCTTTCAGGATCGGATCGCGGCCGTTCCACAGCGCGAGTGCGAAACACATCCGGCACTCGCGGTCGGCGAAGCCCAGCAGGCCGTCCTCGCCCCAGCGGTAGGCGCGGCTGCGGGCGTGGTCGTGGGGAAACGAATTCCACGCCTCACCATCGGCCGAGTAGTCCTCGCGCACGGTGGCCCACTGGCGCTCGCTCAGATAGGGCCCCCAGCGCTTCCAGTTGTGGAGGCGTTCCCGGTCGGCATCGAGGCGGGTTTGTTCGGAGGGCATGGCTCAGTGGGGATAGATCAGCAGCACGATCCACAGCGCCAGGAAGATCGCGGGGATGAAGACCGGTGCGGCGAGGCCGAGCCAGCGGATGGCCGCGTGGTTGAGCACCGGCAGGTCCTC comes from Luteolibacter sp. LG18 and encodes:
- a CDS encoding TIGR02206 family membrane protein — encoded protein: MPVFHPFTAQHFIALAIGAVIGAILILAGRKGGRPKRIAIGLLATLNLSAYVMVRLAWKGHADPGIDNMLPFQLCDLAAILAGLALLTRRRTLRDLTYFWGLAATTQALLTPALQAGFPSWPFVVFFIQHFAIVTTALFLPLADGWRPRSPWWSSPARAWLWANVYIVCALGVNTWLGSNFGFASRKPSNPSLLDHLGPWPWYLLSLQGIAFLLFLLLSLPFLRRNPGGK
- a CDS encoding DUF4240 domain-containing protein, whose protein sequence is MNQDAFWKIVETSHARSGGDMERKCEILHDLLSKLSQQELDSFTDHFDQADAYAYSWPLWAAAYILNGGCSDDSFSDFRATLISMGQTTFENALRDPETLATVRFHNGNPCYEGFQYVPSMVAKSVFGRPPVHRIPLPDEPSGDPWEEEAVDELFPLLATSVIAYRKAKTPDTKQPWWKIF
- a CDS encoding TonB-dependent receptor, which gives rise to MHRSSLPCWLILPCLPLLPTATAETPADLGELVVEGLVPRSDLTGGVIEKKAIEDFHREDLAQALDLLPGVDYHPTGPRNEAGLSVRGFDLRQVPVLIDGIPVYVPYDGYADLNRFSTDGVDEIQVFKGLGPVGSGPNQLGGVVNIVSRRPEKPLEGQAQIGAFENGGAKASLSAGGREEHGYWQFSTSWIQQDSIPLSDDFLPRPTEKGGARDNSYHTDWRASGRIAWTPTAEDEYALGFWVQRGEKGNPPYTGYDKTMKPRYWQWPEWDKSTVYLLTKTTLDPDTTVHTKAYYDKFDNTLKAYDDARYLTQLKPSSFTSIYDDYTVGGSVGIDHRFGDRTTVKASLDGKLDHHDEMNVGFPHYVFEDTTWSAALEAEHQLNSIFTLAAGISHDWRDIGRAVDTNTGNPINGGDADSWNPQAILSAKLPDDLNASIGIGRKSRFPTIKDRYSYRLGQAIPNPNLQTETATHLQAEIEGKALDQRFHWSASVFRSWVDDAIQRVDRVAFTPGGAPLFQLQNVGKAEHTGVELSTSMAWTPKFETGVSGSWISVENRSNPAIFPIGTPSLQSFVYARWSALEKLRVIPSWCWADSRYSASNGIRTGAYSRIDLRTELDVVDNVTLGLGATNLLDRNQQLAEGFPEAGRTLYVDLTYAF
- a CDS encoding 4-hydroxy-3-methylbut-2-enyl diphosphate reductase; this translates as MSDAAEKSKRPRVNVRRPEVMELVAAEVARHYQSSIVEKIRNHSGELTVGTTTVRLAQQFGFCYGVERAIDLAYAARRVFPESRIFLIGEIIHNPEVNRQLVDMGIVSLPWQEMNGSYDDLTADDVVIVPAFGAPTPFMDKIEQQGCYVVDTTCGDVMKVWRRVRGYAKEGVTSIIHGKAGHEETRATASRAQGENGLGHYLIILTLADTDYVCDYIRGKVDKAAFLAKFADAISPGFDPDQHLTRVGVANQTTMLKSETEEIQRRVRDAMVTRDGDAANFQVFDTICGATQERQDALFQMLDKQMDLLLVVGGYNSSNTTHLVEIGEEHLPTFFIRDASCLRSLEEIVHYDIHHKEEISSSYSQLLLGDQPVTIGITAGASCPNNLIEDTILKVFELRGVSREQLVVA
- a CDS encoding glucosidase, whose amino-acid sequence is MPSEQTRLDADRERLHNWKRWGPYLSERQWATVREDYSADGEAWNSFPHDHARSRAYRWGEDGLLGFADRECRMCFALALWNGRDPILKERLFGLTGLEGNHGEDVKECYYYLDSTPTHSYAKALYKYPHAPFPYSELIQENGRRRDELVRREYELTETGVFDSNRYHDVFVEYAKGGPDDLCIRITLANRGPEPATLHLLPTLWFRNVWSWGWQEPPPKPGLWLESPGVVRATHAELGDYRFTFDTGAPVLFTENDTNHQRLWGQPNDSPYVKDAFHRHVIDGDPGAVNPANTGTKCAPHFRLDLAAGETRVVHLRLTRDGEPAPEAEAVFADRLREADEFYAQAGAEARQAYAGLLWSKQYYHYVVEYWLKGDPAGPPPPAERLKGRNCGWDHVFCNEVLSMPDKWEYPWFAAWDLAFHMVPMADIDPDFAKRQLGLLLREWYMHPNGELPAYEYDFDAVNPPVHAWAAWRVYKITGQRGNRDRAFLESVFQKLLLNFTWWVNRKDEKGNNLFQGGFLGLDNIGVFDRSKPIPGGGYIDQADGTAWMAFYCITMLSIALELAQENQVYEDLASKFFEHFVHIAEAINNFDDKGLWDEQDGFYYDELNMGDHSIPLRVRSLVGLLPIIAVTVLEEAQLRKLPAFSKRMQWFIDHHPELVQQSTLCPMCGNEKERLLAIPSQERLTRTLRYMLDEAEFLSPHGIRSMSAIHRDHPFVLHQNGSTYCVDYTPAEGTTHVFGGNSNWRGPVWFPINYLLIEALERYHHFYGDDFKVEYPTGSGAMHTLQEIADDLGRRHASLFLPDANGHRPCHGGDARYAEDPHWRDLVLFYEYFHGDTGRGCGASHQTGWTALVTRFLCQGSPTPIQAPS